Part of the Candidatus Chlorohelix allophototropha genome, ATTGGGCATCTATTACATTAATTATTACGGGTGTGCCACTTTTCAAATTACTAATAATTGAATTGAAGTGGCTGTTCAGGTCTCCGCCTTCTCGGTAATCGGTACGTAGGTTAAAACGGTCGCCAATCTTCTTGAATACCGAATAGTCATACAAACCCCTATCAGGGCTGATAGCGTTGTTTTCACGCATAATAGCCAACACATCGCTGGTGCGTACCTGCTTGCCAAGTCCATTAAGTAAAGCGGCAGTGGCAGTAGCAGAGCACGCACTGGCGCTCCACAAATTGTATTCAGCATCATCGAGATATTGCTGACGATCCCGCTGAGAAAAAGCCGGTAGTGTTAGCCCACCCAAATCAGAAGATATTCCGGCTACTTGCGCTCGAAATAGTCCTCCAGAGTCACCGCCAAAGAAAGCAACTTTATCGCCTTCCTTCCGGCTCAACATGCTGCTGATTATTAACAACGCCAGCGCTATAAAGCCCAGTAATATCAGCATATTTAAAAAACTGAAATTAGACTGGCGTTTCATTTAACCAAAAACCCCATTAACAGAAAAAGCAGACCTGCTACTACAATTATACCAAGACAACCTAACAGTAACCTATCTTCAAATGGGCTTGCTTTAGGTTGCTTGTCTAATTGACGTTTGGTTTCAAGAAATCCTCTACGGGATGAAGGATTTTGATTACGCTGCTTCGGAGTTTGTCCTGAACTTTGCTTTGACATATATCATGATCTCTGCTTTAGCCGTTGCGGTAACGATTCATAACACTGCTGGCTCGCATTGCACCTTCAGGGGTAATTTCTATATGCCAATAGCGCACCACCTTTTTGGGGATGTGCCTACCGGTAGAGGGGTCTACATCAGTAGAATCATCGTAGGCGCGTATAAGCTTTGAATCCTTGAGCTGTGTAAGGCTATCCAACACTTCACTTTCGGTAAGTGGGTAACCGTTTTGCTCTAGCGCCTTAAATACCTCTATGCTATCAAGTTTATAGCCCTCATTCTTACGAATGCGCTTGTGAACCATCAATAATACAGTATCAACTGTATCGGCATCCTGCTCATCATCTAGTGGCTGCATTACCTAGTCACCTTTCTGATCGTCCTTTATGCAAACTACCGATTCATTGTACCTGCACAAGAACAATTTTTCAATAATTAGAATGGGTCGGGCGAATTTGAAACCATAGCAGGGCGGTATGTAATTCAGTGCCTTGCTATCTTGCTAAACCTTAAAATCAGATTCAGGAATGAGCTTTGATAAAGGCAATGCTCTCCTGCAATATCAGGTCTTTATCATTATCCAATGTGGCTACATGGTATGAATTTTCAAGTTTAACGATACGCTTCTCCGCGCTGGATAGCTTATTTAGAATATACTCAGCGTTCATTGGTGGCACTACATGATCTTCGGTTGAAGAAAATATCAACGCCGGGCAAGTGATACGTGCCATCAATTCGTCAGCACCTTTCGTCAATGCCAGCACCTCCTTGATGGTGGGAACAGGCACAACCGGATAGGCAATTTCGGTAATACCGGGCGCTTTAATATCGCTGCCTATGCCGGGTATTTCTGAAGGCATTCCGGGCAGAAACGCTAACCCCAGCAAATCCGGATTATTTAGAATCACTGATGCATTAATCGGGATTATCCCGCTGAAGCCTTCGGGATTTAAACCAGCTGCCACCAAAGTTAAAGTACCGCCCATAGAAAGCCCGGTCATAAAGATGTGGTCGCAGCGTTCTTTAAGCCAGCCGTAAGCGGTAAGAATATCGGTAGTCCAGTCAGAAGCGGTGGCTGTAGCCATATCGGCAGGGGAAGTACCATGTCCCTTCAAACGGGGTAAGATTACCGAAAAGCCCTCTTTCGCCAACCCTTCTGCGATATAGCGCATACTTTGTGGGCAGCCGGTATAACCATGTGAAACCAAAACGCCGATTCTGTTGCCAATATGATAATACGGCTCGGCTCCGGGGATAATTTGAGTTTCGCTCATTCTTTCTTCTCCTCGCTGAAAAATCAAAAGCGATGGTGCTACTAATAGTAGGATTTTAACACATAAATAACTTGGAATCTTAAATTGCACTTTGTGAAGCGCATAGCTAAAAAGAAGATTAATTAAACCCAAATGAGTAATTCTTGTGAAATCACTTTGTTATTCTACTTGACAAACAAAGTTTACAGTAGTATAATTTTGGCACATCTCACATAAATTTCTTGACCCTACGTTTTGACAAATATCCTGATAATGCCAAATAGATGGTAAAAGATAGCGTTAATCATACAACAAGCTGGATTAACGGTACCCATAAAGGCAAAGCCGATGCAGGACTAATTGGCGAATTAAATCGCAGCATAGTGCTGAATTTTATCCGTCAGGAAGGTAGTATTTCGCGAGCAGAAATTGCATTGCGTACGCAACTAAGTCGCTCTGCCGTTAGTAATATTATCTCATCTCTGCTTGATGAAGGCATAGTCCAAGAATCTGGAATCGGTGAAAGCAAGGGTGGCCGTCGCCCAATAATGGTTAATTTCAATTACAGCGTCGCATATGTGCTGGGTATTGATATGGGCGCAAACCATATATTGGCATTACTCGCCGATCTTGAAGGAAACCCGGTTGCCGAATTTAACGCCGAGTTCTCGGTAGAAAATGGGCCAGAAATAGGCATACCAATTCTGGTAGAGCTAATAAGACAAATTTTAGAGAGTGAATTCCTCAAAAATAAACGGCTATATGGAATTGGGTTAGGTGTAACAGGTCCTCTTGATTTTGAAACTGGCACGGTGGTAATGCCACCGTTGATGCCGGGTTGGAACAAATTTCCTTTACGCCGTTATCTTTCTGAAGAATTCCAGCTTCCGGTACTGGTCGATAACGATGCTAATCTGGGCGCTATTGGCGAAAGATGGCGCGGCGCAGGATTAGGACAAAACAATCTTGCCTATGTTAAAATCGGTACCGGTATTGGCTGTGGCATGGTTGTAGATGGGAAAATATTTCGCGGGGCAAACGGGAGTGCCGGTGAAATCGGGCATATTACCATTACACGCGATGGGCCTCCCTGTCGTTGCGGTAGTTTTGGTTGTCTGGAAAGTATGGCAGGCGCTCCAGCAATTATTAATCGCATTAAGCTGGCGATTCAAGCAGGTAGAGATACTATTCTGACCAAAATTGGCGAGCCAGATGACCTTACCGTAGCTGTAATCGGGGAAGCAGCAGCCTCTGGTGATCGCCTTTCAGTGGAGGTCATTAGTGATGCAGGACGATATATTGGTATCGCTCTCGCCACACTCGTAAATCTCTTTAACCCCAGTATGATTATTCTTGGCGGCGGTGTCGCTGCTGTGGGTGAGGTAATACTTAATCAGATAAAACAAACGGCTAAAGACCGTAGTCTGGTGGCATCGTTTCAAGGAATGCAAATTGTACCCGGAAAGTTGGGGAGAGAAGCGGTTGCAGTTGGAGCCGCAATGCTGGTATTACAAGAGGTCTTTAAAGGCCCGCAATTATCTTTAGTTACAGGCTAGTGTGGTTTTCAGTGAATGAAGCCGTCTGGTAGGGCATAGAAGCCCCTTATAGTGGTTTTTGTTTTTTATTAGATAGCTTCATCTACGAATTCCACCTCTCTAAGCCATAATTTTTACTTTTGACAGTTCATACCAATATCTCTCCTAAACGAACTGCAAAGGTCGGCTTGCTCACTTGGTTGAGCAAATCTCTCCTCGCTAATTTTATCCTCCGGAATCTAAAAGATTCCGGTTGACGTTTGTTAATTTAATTTTGTAGTCTCACTCTTGCAAGGAGGAGAAAAGTGGCAACTAAAAAGTTGTTTAAGTTTATTTCGGCATTGATGGTAGCTTTAACCATCACAGTTATGTTAGCGGCTTGCGGTGATAACACTGCTACGCCCGTACCGGCTACTACTGCGGCAGCTACTAAAGCGGCTACCACTGCGGCGGCTACCACCGCAGCTGCGACTACTGCAGCGGCAGCTACCACTGCGGCAGCGGCTACCACCGCAGCTGCGACTACTACTGCAGCAGCGGCTACCACCACTGCGGCGGCAGCAGCGTTGCCCGCTATAACCGGAAATATTAGCTTCTGGCACGCATACGGCTCCGGCGGTAAAGGCGGCGAAGCGGATGCTCTGGCAGCAGGGCTAGTTCAATTCCAGAAGGATTACCCAAGCCTTCAGACTGCTCCGCTGGATGTTCCGTTCGACCAACTTTACAAAAAGTGGGAAACCGAAGTTGCCGCCGGCGGCGGACCTGACCTGTTCATCGGCCCTAACGACAGCCTCGGCTCCGAAGCCCGCGCTAACTTAGTTGCGAACCTTGACGAAGCGTTGAAGGGCAAGCTAGATAACATTTTGCCGGTAGCGGTAAACGGTTCTAAAGTAGATGGCAAGCTGTATATGGTGCCTGAATCGCTCAAAGCCGTAGCAATGTTCTACAACAAGGACAAGGTTAAAACCGTTCCCAAAACCACCGATGAATTGCTCGCCGCTGCTAAAGCCGGAACCAAGTTCGGCTTCCAAACCAGCGCGTATCACAACTTCGGTTGGACTGGTGCTTTCGGTGGAAAGTTGCTGGATGACAGCGGCAAATGCGTAGCCGATCAGGGCGGATTTTCCGATGCTCTCAAGTATCTTCAAGATTTGAAAGCGGCTGGCGCACAGTTCCTTTCTGATGCCGACAAATTGCATCAGGCTTTCCAGAACGGTCAGATTGACGCGGTTGTAGAAGGTCCCTGGATGACTGCCGACTTCACCAAGGCGCTAGGCGACAAACTCGGTATTGCAGCAATTCCTGCCGGGGCTAAAGGCGCTGCCAACCCATTAACCGGCGTTGACGGTTGGTACATCAACCCGAACCTCAAAGGCGAGAAATTACAGAACGCGATTAACTTCGCGCTCTATATGACCTCTCCCAAGATTGAGAATCTCTTTATCGCAGTTGGTCATATCCCGGCTGACAAAACCCTGAAAGTTACCGACCCGATTTCACAGGGCTTTGCCACTGCGGTAGCCACTGGGCTGCCTCGTCCGCAATCCAAGTCGTTGGATAACTTCTGGACTCCTTTCGGCGATGCTTACTCGCTCGTCCTTGACAAGGGTTCAGACCCGGTCAAAGCGGTAGCAGATGCCTGCTCTCAGATGAATAAGGCTAACGGCAAGTAGCGTTAGTTAGGAAAATGGGTTTTGCTGTATTGCAGCAAGACCCATTCCTATTAGAATTGCATAATCGTTTTTATTATGATAAGGTTTTTATGTTCCTTTAATGGAGTGGTTGCTCAACCTCTCTCACCTTTTTCACGTTTGACCAAAAAATAATACGGGCTTAAACCCTACACTCTAAACTCTGCCCGTCACGGCAAAGCCAATTTTATTAAATAAATCTGCTCTTGAGGATAGGTCTATGGCTATAAAAAACGTTTCTGCCGTACCAAAGGCTGAACGCGCGAGTTTCTGGGTTCGTTCCAGAGATACCCGTACCGCTTATATGTACATTCTGCCGGCAGTATTGGTAATGGCAGTTATTACG contains:
- a CDS encoding C39 family peptidase, with the translated sequence MKRQSNFSFLNMLILLGFIALALLIISSMLSRKEGDKVAFFGGDSGGLFRAQVAGISSDLGGLTLPAFSQRDRQQYLDDAEYNLWSASACSATATAALLNGLGKQVRTSDVLAIMRENNAISPDRGLYDYSVFKKIGDRFNLRTDYREGGDLNSHFNSIISNLKSGTPVIINVIDAQFFPNGHFIAAFRYNSDDTVSVVNPDPLPGRPVIQNWTVDALKTYFSRSPRSAAFFLRT
- a CDS encoding alpha/beta hydrolase codes for the protein MSETQIIPGAEPYYHIGNRIGVLVSHGYTGCPQSMRYIAEGLAKEGFSVILPRLKGHGTSPADMATATASDWTTDILTAYGWLKERCDHIFMTGLSMGGTLTLVAAGLNPEGFSGIIPINASVILNNPDLLGLAFLPGMPSEIPGIGSDIKAPGITEIAYPVVPVPTIKEVLALTKGADELMARITCPALIFSSTEDHVVPPMNAEYILNKLSSAEKRIVKLENSYHVATLDNDKDLILQESIAFIKAHS
- a CDS encoding ROK family transcriptional regulator, with product MVKDSVNHTTSWINGTHKGKADAGLIGELNRSIVLNFIRQEGSISRAEIALRTQLSRSAVSNIISSLLDEGIVQESGIGESKGGRRPIMVNFNYSVAYVLGIDMGANHILALLADLEGNPVAEFNAEFSVENGPEIGIPILVELIRQILESEFLKNKRLYGIGLGVTGPLDFETGTVVMPPLMPGWNKFPLRRYLSEEFQLPVLVDNDANLGAIGERWRGAGLGQNNLAYVKIGTGIGCGMVVDGKIFRGANGSAGEIGHITITRDGPPCRCGSFGCLESMAGAPAIINRIKLAIQAGRDTILTKIGEPDDLTVAVIGEAAASGDRLSVEVISDAGRYIGIALATLVNLFNPSMIILGGGVAAVGEVILNQIKQTAKDRSLVASFQGMQIVPGKLGREAVAVGAAMLVLQEVFKGPQLSLVTG
- a CDS encoding sugar ABC transporter substrate-binding protein is translated as MATKKLFKFISALMVALTITVMLAACGDNTATPVPATTAAATKAATTAAATTAAATTAAAATTAAAATTAAATTTAAAATTTAAAAALPAITGNISFWHAYGSGGKGGEADALAAGLVQFQKDYPSLQTAPLDVPFDQLYKKWETEVAAGGGPDLFIGPNDSLGSEARANLVANLDEALKGKLDNILPVAVNGSKVDGKLYMVPESLKAVAMFYNKDKVKTVPKTTDELLAAAKAGTKFGFQTSAYHNFGWTGAFGGKLLDDSGKCVADQGGFSDALKYLQDLKAAGAQFLSDADKLHQAFQNGQIDAVVEGPWMTADFTKALGDKLGIAAIPAGAKGAANPLTGVDGWYINPNLKGEKLQNAINFALYMTSPKIENLFIAVGHIPADKTLKVTDPISQGFATAVATGLPRPQSKSLDNFWTPFGDAYSLVLDKGSDPVKAVADACSQMNKANGK